The Mycoplasmopsis gallinacea genome includes a window with the following:
- a CDS encoding IS30 family transposase, protein MKKLIDLSKQNIICVKNNAENFRHFIIKESDDEIKRLHSNVSSKRLLRDKQISILLMWEIILKVLLLNSVSKAAKYFGYQSRTVKQKMEIMIEKNDYHKSLKNKVICKICGSKIFITKFLSFRKLSNHLLSYKTKRLMIVSESQKNKWSHFKKYWNDVTKELRKKASKNSKNIKCKMSVKFMINSFKQTNQNAFCPTFSTVYKALKQQRIKLSFDPLLYLSRGGYTKTTLKQGKRSLIHARDVKYRPKEANLRLEKGHFEADTVVGKREDKFVLFTLLDRKTRELYIALTKRDAKSINKALRMLIRKYNLEIKTLTVDNGSENTLLHKVVGKKKLFKCKPYASYQKGSIENAHRYIRRFIPKGKSFNSLTQEYVFWIKEQIDEYKRILAIEN, encoded by the coding sequence CACTTCATCATCAAAGAATCTGATGATGAGATAAAACGTCTTCACTCAAATGTTTCGTCTAAAAGGTTGCTTAGAGATAAACAAATATCTATACTCTTAATGTGGGAAATTATTTTGAAAGTTCTATTGTTGAATTCAGTATCAAAAGCGGCGAAATATTTTGGTTATCAATCTAGAACGGTTAAGCAAAAAATGGAAATAATGATTGAAAAAAATGACTATCATAAAAGCCTAAAAAATAAAGTTATTTGCAAAATTTGCGGATCTAAAATTTTTATAACTAAATTTCTCTCGTTCAGAAAACTATCAAATCATTTGCTTAGTTATAAAACCAAAAGGTTAATGATAGTGTCAGAATCACAAAAAAATAAGTGAAGTCACTTTAAGAAATATTGAAACGATGTAACTAAAGAATTAAGAAAAAAAGCAAGCAAAAACTCTAAAAACATTAAATGTAAAATGTCTGTTAAGTTTATGATTAACTCGTTTAAACAAACAAATCAAAATGCTTTTTGTCCTACATTTAGCACAGTTTACAAAGCTCTAAAGCAACAAAGAATAAAACTTTCTTTTGACCCGCTTTTATATTTATCAAGAGGTGGTTATACAAAAACTACATTAAAGCAAGGTAAAAGGTCATTGATACACGCTAGAGACGTAAAATATAGACCTAAAGAAGCAAATTTAAGATTAGAAAAAGGTCATTTTGAAGCTGATACAGTAGTTGGTAAAAGAGAAGATAAGTTTGTTCTTTTCACACTTTTAGATCGTAAAACTAGAGAGTTATACATTGCTTTAACAAAAAGAGATGCAAAATCAATTAACAAAGCATTAAGGATGTTAATAAGAAAATACAATCTCGAAATAAAAACCTTAACAGTAGATAACGGTAGTGAAAACACACTTCTTCATAAAGTGGTAGGTAAGAAAAAGTTATTTAAATGTAAACCTTATGCTTCGTATCAAAAAGGTTCAATTGAAAATGCTCATAGATACATTAGAAGATTTATTCCGAAGGGTAAAAGTTTCAATTCACTCACACAAGAATACGTGTTTTGAATCAAAGAACAAATCGATGAATACAAAAGAATATTAGCAATAGAAAATTAA
- the pnuC gene encoding nicotinamide riboside transporter PnuC encodes MQKQILKNKNMKYFLIGLTFIFLTFLSLYSISDNTWAWQTGQLYQKILAIGSGLSGVFGLISTWYFYKRKALAFPFGIIHSLCFGLFCLSVNLTADFILTLFIFVPIFSTLWYSMVINKKVKMFILNIYSTIFFSIVFVIFFVLFYFVTPIVNLGWAKILNQESAEYGKNFNYYWTARIISTTINAVSAVALIMMILGFYQTWALWIVKNLLAIAFFSGIGFVSISVVVINVFYTCLSIYIFFKTKNIKPKILIAFGGPGATGKTTVINNLSSFFKENEFELLDETSFIQSTKQNEAYFVKYMEDIPQRAYQTQKLFFKYRRKQLYRMQLADSNYIIDRYPIDDMLFSEVHIKLGFFSKIQKIKWKIIEILTVLLLKSVKPLDHFFIITADYEEIKKEDKKEVDKINLEKLKLFQEMIDFLLK; translated from the coding sequence ATGCAAAAACAAATTTTAAAAAACAAAAACATGAAATATTTTTTAATTGGATTAACATTCATTTTTCTAACATTTTTATCACTTTATTCAATTTCAGACAATACATGAGCTTGACAAACAGGACAACTTTATCAGAAAATTCTAGCTATTGGCTCAGGACTTTCTGGTGTTTTCGGACTTATTTCTACTTGATATTTTTATAAACGTAAAGCATTGGCATTTCCATTTGGGATAATACATTCACTTTGCTTTGGGTTATTCTGTTTATCAGTCAATTTGACTGCGGATTTTATTCTAACCCTATTTATTTTTGTACCTATTTTTAGCACATTATGATATTCAATGGTTATTAATAAAAAAGTAAAAATGTTTATTTTAAATATTTATTCAACTATTTTCTTTAGCATTGTATTTGTTATTTTCTTTGTTTTATTCTATTTTGTTACGCCTATCGTCAACCTCGGTTGAGCGAAAATTTTAAATCAAGAATCTGCTGAATACGGCAAAAACTTTAATTATTATTGAACAGCAAGAATTATAAGCACAACAATAAATGCAGTTAGCGCTGTAGCTCTTATTATGATGATTTTAGGTTTTTATCAAACCTGAGCATTATGAATTGTTAAAAACTTGCTTGCTATTGCGTTTTTTAGTGGAATTGGATTTGTTTCAATTTCAGTAGTTGTTATTAATGTTTTTTATACTTGTTTAAGTATTTATATTTTCTTTAAAACCAAAAACATTAAACCTAAAATTTTAATTGCTTTTGGAGGGCCTGGTGCAACTGGAAAAACAACAGTTATTAATAATTTAAGTAGTTTTTTTAAAGAAAATGAATTTGAACTTCTTGATGAAACAAGTTTCATTCAATCTACAAAACAAAACGAAGCATATTTTGTTAAATATATGGAGGATATACCTCAAAGAGCATATCAAACACAAAAGTTATTTTTCAAATATAGAAGAAAACAGCTTTATAGAATGCAGCTAGCAGATAGCAATTACATTATTGATAGATATCCAATTGATGATATGTTATTTTCTGAAGTGCACATTAAATTAGGTTTCTTTAGTAAAATACAAAAAATTAAATGAAAAATCATTGAAATTTTAACAGTGCTTTTACTTAAAAGTGTAAAACCTCTTGATCATTTCTTTATTATTACAGCTGATTATGAAGAAATTAAAAAAGAAGACAAAAAAGAAGTGGACAAGATAAATCTAGAGAAGCTGAAGCTCTTCCAAGAAATGATAGAT